The Mercurialis annua linkage group LG7, ddMerAnnu1.2, whole genome shotgun sequence genome includes the window ATTCCGTCCGTGTTCAAGCTTTTCTCCGGTGCATTGATCACAACATTCTCAAGAGTTATGTTGTTACAATTCAGAACAGTCATGTGGTATAGTTTGCTGTTTAGTGAGGTTATGTCTTGGATTTTTGTGTTACTGAGTTTTGTGAATCGTATATTCTGTTACAAAAAATAGGAATTTTAGAATAATGTATTACATAATTTTAGATAATagtaaaacaaatcaaagttttATCTTTAATACGATCTTTTAACTTTAACGGTTTAAAACACAAACTACTAgttattttcaatttagaatattgaatatttttttatagacgCCAGAATAGTAGCATAATAAGATATATTCCGCCATCCGCATAAgtgtttttttatcaaaaatgtttggtatttcaaattacaaaaataaacaattCGTGTTACTATTTTGTCAAAGTTAAAAATCCATGTCaaaattgcaaaacacgttGAATAACTTCATTTTACTAttagaaaatatcaaaatatccgATAATTTCTCGGTAGATAAAATAATCTATCGTTTTATAATTTAGTGACAATGCTGTGACAAAATGGACTGAAATATAAATTACcaacacaaaaaaaatagaaaaaagcacAAAACTACTGAAAgaaaatttctaaatttctaaaaacatattttaaatccaaaaatttcatctttatctaaaaaataaaattattttacacttctaaattagaaataaaattacTTACACTTGGTAGGGAACTGCATTTTCCTTTCTTGACGCAATTAGTTTTGGACCAATGAATCGAACCTTGACCATCAAACGAACCACTTCCTAAAACCTGTAAaccatttatatttttgaaaacgaTCCAACCATCTTGTGACACGAATCTTTCAATATCCACAGGGGCCTTGATGTTGCCATGAACTTGAATTGTAATTGGATTTTTGCAAGGTCCTTTAAATTTCAGAGGACCAACCATGTATTTTCCTTTGCCTATCACAACTGTGCTCGCCAATTTTGATTCACATGCATCCTTCCATGCACTTTTTATAGCCTAGATCAATcgaaaaaatgataatatttagTGAAAATTCGGAATTATTGAACACATATGtccttgaatttaaaaaattgaaccgGACGGAATCAAATTGGCATGATCGCCAAACCGGTTTGAAACGTCTAAAGGatggttccgggccggttttagTTTATGTTGAAAACAGACTGTTTCACATCGTAACCACCGGTTTCTGAACCTTGTCCGCCCCTACTTAACTCTTTAAAATCTTTGATAAATAAAACTCTTTAAAATGGAGTTATGTAACCACACTTAAATTAAGCTCAAGACTAAAATTTAAAGCTAAATTATAAGTAAAGTGAATATATATACCTCACTATCATCTGTTTTGCCATCTGCTTTTGCTCCATATTTTTTCACATCAAATCTTTTTACACCTTGTGCTTTTGTTATTAATAGTAACAAAAATAACAAGCATGTAGCTCCTGCTAGCATTTTGGAATTATCCATCTTgctttttatataatattttttaattttttttaaaattttgttactTTGTAACTTTGTTTAAGCTAGAAAGTTGCTTAGTTCAAGCTGAAGAAAAACAAGTTCATAATTTATAGAATGTGTAAAGAAAATTAAGACCACAAAATCTTAAATCTAATTTTAGATGGTTTccaattttatcttttagacCACAAAATACTATGTGGTGATTTTGACACTTAGTAACATTTCACTTTCTAATTTAGGGTTTATATATGCTGAATTACTTTACATTTTGACTTTAGTTGCTCACATGTAAAGGGATTAACATATACTACTATGTATTAAATTACACTATAtgtatgtttgtttttttttcctcaAATAAATGGCTGATTATGAATAAGTATTTGAAGAATGATTTATAAATACTTATGTCAAGAATGTGATTGACATTCATGagagtaaataaaataataatgcatcattgaatatttttaatatgtagtttaattattaaaggaaaaagggtcatttataccTCTAAAATTTGACTTCGGGATCAAGTAAGCTCTGAACATtcgaaaaggttcaaatatgccttcaaagtcttaaaaaatgaacaatcaggcccCCTGATTTTGATAAATAGACCTCAACCTCTTATTTATGCGTTTAAATTGAGGCTTGATCGTTCACTTTTTAGAACGTTAGGGGCATAACTGAACATTTACGACGAGAACTCTAGAGTCAAACTTTAGAGGTGTAAATGACTTTTTtcctttaatttaaatatttatatttttaaattatatgttatatttatattgaTTCTATTCAAAATtgcattataattaattatatatgatgGACCTACATATAGATATTCATACAGTGCGTGATGAATaattattcatttataaatttaaaatctgaattaatatttattattattagtatataatttaacaacattattttatttatttttattttttatttgacgTATCTTTACACAAAATAAagatagataaaataaaattatactattatcaaatgaataattttttttattgaaccaTTTATCAAGTGAATAGTTGATGTAATTAAAATCAACACTAAATCAAATTGAAGTCCACAAAACTATTTCAAACTCTCTACCATTAATTAAAGAATTACTGGACTAGACGAACCGATTGAACCGAGAACCTTCAGCTTGTTGAACCAAAAGTCGGCCAGCTATCtcgtataaaatattaaaaatttggtttaactAGATTGGACCGAATTGAACCGGAAAAACCGGATCAAATTTTAACgcatatttaacatataaactaataaaatattatctaattGTTATATTTCCCGAAGAActactaaaatattaattaatcatatttttattaaattttttaactttattttttaaaaataataatttcatgattttttataactttattttttaaaaataataatttcatgctcatgtattaataaataataacttggAAGCTTAAATAGGAAGTCCTTGAATTTTCAGTCTAATTGGGAAGTAAATATTCAAAAACTGATTTTAAAGTTCAACTTTGATTCTAAATCATTCTCTTTAAAAACTTGTTCCTAAAACAAATtacttgcaaaaaaaaaaattacacaatggataccaaaagaagaaaaataattacTACTCTTCCGAAAGAAATTCTTCTCAACATTCTCTTACGCCTCAACACAAAATCTTTACTCCGATGTCGTTTGGCATGCAAAACCCTACGTGATTCAATCTCCGGCCCGGAATTTGCCAAGCTTCACTTTGCAAGATCATCATCAGAGTCGGAGATCATGCTGAGATCCGACGGACCTGGTTCATTTTCAAGAACTCTTTACTTACTTGATATTGCTAAGTTAAAACCGTATTCAGAATTTTTACTGCCGTTAAATCAAGAACTTGAATCTTCTGGTTTTGATGTTTTGAATTCTTGTAACGGGTTGGTTTGTTTGGCAAGATTCTTGGACAAGAACCCGGTTCTTGTCTGCAATCCGATTACTCAAGAACACATTCAAATTCCAAGAAAATTCACCGGTTCAAGAACTATCAGTCGAATAGAATCAGAATCGGAATCGGAAATTGTGGCATCTGGGTTCGGTTTTAGTTCGAAGAGTAACCAGTTCAAAGTGATAAAGATTATGAATccaagaaaatataattatggttCGACAGGTTTTGAAATTGGATCATATATAAGGTATGCTGAGGTTTACATTCTTGGAACAAGTTCTTGGAGAAAAGTTACAGAATTCGCCCCTCAATCTCTACATTCTTTTCTATTTCCCACTTATTGGAAAGAAACGATCAATTGGGCATGTGTTAAGGATGATAAATTCGACAATATTATATCTTTCGATTTCGATAACGAACGTTTCGAAATCATTTCTCCGCCTCCTCGCCACCGGACCGACTCGAATTGTATAAGAATGCAAGAACTTGGAGGGTGCTTAAGCGTATGCGATTGTTCGAGTTTTTCTAAGTATTTGGATATTTGGTTGATGAAGGATTTTTCGGGAAAAAGATTGTGGAGGAAAGTGATTACGATTCGAATGTGGCCGTTTGAATTGAAATCGATTGAGCCGATTACATTTCTGAATAATGGGAAATTATTGTTGATGGTTCATGATTCGAAGAATTTGGTTTGTTATAATCATTTGTTAGAgaagtttaaatattttaaagttagTGGGATTCAATCTTATTTTGAAGCATTTAGTTTCGTTCCTAATTTTCTTTCTCTTAAGGATATTGTAAAGGGAAATTGTTAATTGTCAAATTGATGTAAATGCGTTTATGATTCTgtaatcaaatataaattctTACTATATGTGGACTGCTTTTGTGATCTAGGGGTGTGCACATTATAACTGAACTAACTGTAAAAATTCAATTCGAACTCGAACAAACAATAGATGAATGAAAATAATCCTCATTTATAAACAATCCAATGTAATTTCTACAGtatagaataataaaaaaacacacaTAAGTAAATTACAGAAAATAATGTTAATCTAAACGCCGTTAGAGGCAGCAGCAGCAATTTTGTTCCTTTGAACAACAATGAACCATGTGACAGCCTCCAAAACAACAGCCGTGGCACCCAAGAAAACAATAACGCCAGTGTAAATCTGTTTCCATTTCTTTTCGGGGTCCAAAATGTCGAGCCCTTCGTAGACTTGGATGATGCTCAAGATGATCGTAGCGTATCCGATTCCGCGGTGGTAGATGTTCCAGTACGTTCTGTATTTATGATCCGGCTTCGGCCTCAGAATCAACGAAAATAACTGAAGGGTAGCAAGGCAAAACAGAGTGATCCCAATGTTTCTATGCTTGTGATACTTAACACCAGGTGAGTCACTGCCGAGTTTAAGACCAGTAGCCCATCCAGCAACGCCAATAATATATCCAGAGCACTGGCATCCCACGTGGACATAAAACCACGCTGGATTTGCCACCTGGAACACCTTTAAATATCTGGCCATCATCGCTCCTAATGGCATCATTACTCCCCAGCTCACCGCATTCAGCACACCGTGAACCTGCAATATTTTTTGAATATCAGCAACTCATTCTTtaataaaacattacaaaataaaatatagtttcAAGAAAATGTATGGAACTTACGTTCTTTTTTCTGCTAGACGGCGCGGTTCCGGCGACGGCAGTTCCGGCGGCGAAATTAATAGTTCCAACAGCGGCTCTGTTGGCGATATCCATAGCATGAGGATTGAAAATACTTCCGGTCATAGTACCAACTTGCCAAATTTGATTAGTATTAACCAAACTATTATCAAGTTGCAGACTCGCAAAAATAATCATCTCATTGTTCAAATACTCCGCTCTAACATTCGAGACTCCGAAACTCAAATTCCCACGCTGCATGGTCGGACTATACGAGTCGATAAAGGTTGGGTAAGCCGTGGGTTTACCGGTTGAGTCAAGAAACGCTAAAATGGTTTGCGAACCAACCATTTGCTGTCCGGTTGGATTGAGACCCCAAGCCACCCAGTTGTTGGTCGTCGTTCCAGTTCTTCGGAAGGCGACGTCGGCGGACATGGTTGATGGGTAGTAATTCCAGTGGAGGTAGGCATTTAGTTGCGGTAGGTCATTGCATGTTGCGAAATTTTGGTTGCCGGAGAAGGATGAGGATCGGCACAGTTGTGCTGAAGATTGTCCGATGAAAAACATGAATAAAACGCAAGAAAACAGAGCAAGTATTGAAGATTTCGCCATGAGATGAAGCGGAAGAATTCGATTATTTTGTTGGGAGATTTGGAATGAGAGTTAAGTAGAGAGAGTGGGTTGTATATATAAGCAAGTAAAGTGAAGGAGTTGTATCCTAATAC containing:
- the LOC126655505 gene encoding cytochrome b561 and DOMON domain-containing protein At5g35735-like, giving the protein MAKSSILALFSCVLFMFFIGQSSAQLCRSSSFSGNQNFATCNDLPQLNAYLHWNYYPSTMSADVAFRRTGTTTNNWVAWGLNPTGQQMVGSQTILAFLDSTGKPTAYPTFIDSYSPTMQRGNLSFGVSNVRAEYLNNEMIIFASLQLDNSLVNTNQIWQVGTMTGSIFNPHAMDIANRAAVGTINFAAGTAVAGTAPSSRKKNVHGVLNAVSWGVMMPLGAMMARYLKVFQVANPAWFYVHVGCQCSGYIIGVAGWATGLKLGSDSPGVKYHKHRNIGITLFCLATLQLFSLILRPKPDHKYRTYWNIYHRGIGYATIILSIIQVYEGLDILDPEKKWKQIYTGVIVFLGATAVVLEAVTWFIVVQRNKIAAAASNGV
- the LOC126655500 gene encoding exopolygalacturonase clone GBGA483-like gives rise to the protein MDNSKMLAGATCLLFLLLLITKAQGVKRFDVKKYGAKADGKTDDSEAIKSAWKDACESKLASTVVIGKGKYMVGPLKFKGPCKNPITIQVHGNIKAPVDIERFVSQDGWIVFKNINGLQVLGSGSFDGQGSIHWSKTNCVKKGKCSSLPSNIRFTKLSNTKIQDITSLNSKLYHMTVLNCNNITLENVVINAPEKSLNTDGIHIGRSNEVKIIGAKIKTGDECVSIGEGSQQVAIEKVHCGPGHGISIGSLGRYHDEQPVNGVKVKNCTLTNTSNGLRIKTWPASPTGIASNLHFEDIIMDNVSNPVHIDQQYCPYNKCQAKIPSRVKIHSVSFKNIRGTSATKLAVKLNCSKGMPCQNVSIGNINLKYSVNGKQQGKSTSECVNVKPRIIGKMVPPGCAKSA
- the LOC126657232 gene encoding F-box protein At3g07870-like; protein product: MLRSDGPGSFSRTLYLLDIAKLKPYSEFLLPLNQELESSGFDVLNSCNGLVCLARFLDKNPVLVCNPITQEHIQIPRKFTGSRTISRIESESESEIVASGFGFSSKSNQFKVIKIMNPRKYNYGSTGFEIGSYIRYAEVYILGTSSWRKVTEFAPQSLHSFLFPTYWKETINWACVKDDKFDNIISFDFDNERFEIISPPPRHRTDSNCIRMQELGGCLSVCDCSSFSKYLDIWLMKDFSGKRLWRKVITIRMWPFELKSIEPITFLNNGKLLLMVHDSKNLVCYNHLLEKFKYFKVSGIQSYFEAFSFVPNFLSLKDIVKGNC